One Aminivibrio pyruvatiphilus DNA window includes the following coding sequences:
- a CDS encoding FKBP-type peptidyl-prolyl cis-trans isomerase has product MIAEKGKKIRVHYTGTLSDGEVFDSSRGRPPLEFTVGAGQMIPGFDSGVVGMKVGEERTLVLPPDQAYGSKRDDMVFTVSRDVMPKNYEPSVGDSLQMMTRGGSPMSVTVASVGEDSVELDANHRLAGKELTFQVELVEIVE; this is encoded by the coding sequence ATGATCGCAGAAAAGGGAAAAAAGATACGGGTCCATTACACGGGAACCCTCTCCGACGGCGAAGTGTTCGACTCGTCCAGGGGGAGGCCCCCCCTGGAGTTCACTGTGGGGGCCGGGCAGATGATCCCCGGATTCGACAGCGGCGTCGTCGGGATGAAGGTGGGAGAAGAGCGGACCCTTGTCCTGCCCCCGGACCAGGCCTACGGGTCGAAGAGGGACGACATGGTCTTCACCGTATCCCGGGACGTTATGCCAAAAAATTACGAGCCTTCCGTGGGTGACAGTCTCCAGATGATGACCCGGGGAGGAAGCCCCATGAGCGTAACGGTGGCCTCGGTGGGAGAAGATTCCGTCGAGCTTGACGCAAACCACCGCCTCGCGGGAAAAGAGCTCACCTTCCAGGTCGAACTGGTGGAAATCGTAGAATAG